The genomic stretch ACTGATCGTAAGATTAATTCCTTTCAGCTTAAAAATAGTAGAAAGGTTCATCGTTACTGTTGAATTCATTGATTTGAAGATCGCCCCCGATCCCATCAATGTAGTATCTTTCTTTTCTCTTGCAATATCGATAGATTCTACCACCGCCTGGGAAACACTGTCGTTTCCATATAAAATCCCAACTTCATGGGTATCTAAAAAGGTTTCGTCAAGATTGGCCTGTTTCAGCGCATCAAGAGTAGCAAGATAAGCATATTCACTTTCTTCTCCCATGCTTACACGCTGGCGTCTGTTCAAAAGGTTCTTTAAATCAGGTTTCGGAACTGTTCCTGTTAGCCCTGATCTGAAACCAAATTCTTTTCTGTCCTGATCCAGAACAATACCGGATTTTCCTTGATATAGGGATTCCCTGACCTCTTCTAAAGACGTCCCGATGCAGGAATAAATTCCCATTCCGGTAATTACAACCCTATTTTCCATCTTATGAGTAAATTCCGCCGTTAATATTAATCACTTCTCCTGTAATGTATGAAGATTTTCTGGAAGCTAAAAACGCGACAAGATCTGCCACTTCTTCTGCTTCACCAAATCTGTTGGCAGGAATCATTGCCTTCAGTTCATCTTCATTGAATTCTTGGGTCATATCGGTTTTAATAAACCCTGGTGCGACTGCATTTACAGTAATATTTCTCTTAGCAACTTCCTGTGCAAGGGCTTTTGTAGCCCCTACTAACGCTCCTTTAGCTGCTGAATAGTTCGTTTGACCGGCTGTACCTTTTACTCCGGATACAGAAACCATATTGATAATTCTTCCGTATTTGTTACGAAGCAGTTTTTGAATAAAGAAATTAGTAACATTGAAGAAACCATCCAAGCTGGTATTGATGACACTACTCCAGTCTTCCTTTTGCATCCACATAAAAAGACCGTCTCTTGTAATTCCGGCATTATTAACGATTACTTCTACTATGGCTTCAGGATTATTTTCCTGCCAGACAGTTAATACTTGCTTTACTTCTTCTGTATTTCCTACATCAAACTTAAGTATTTCTCCTGTAGCTCCCAGTTCTTCCACTTTAGCCAACGTTTCCTTTGCTGCCGCTTCATTGGAAGTGTAGTTAATGAGTATATGATAATTCTTCTCTTCAGCCAGTTTTATACAGATTGCCCTCCCGATTCCTCTGGAGCCTCCTGTTACAATTGCACATTTCATGCGTTAGTGTTTATTTTGTTTTTAGTTTTTTTAAGTTACCTTGTTTTTCTTTTTTAAAGACAATTAATTACTGTTAATAATTACATTGTCTTTAAATATTTTCTTACTTCCTCCAGATACGGATACATTACCATATCATCTGAAAATGCAGGAATTATTTTTCTTATATCATCATACAACTCTTTTGTAGACGATGAAATTTCGTTCTGAAAACCAAGATATTCAATGGCCTGAACGATGGTAATGGCTTCAATGGCCAATACTTCAAAAGCATTTTCAATCACTTTTCTACAGATCACTGCTGCATTGGTTCCCATGCTTACGATATCCTGATTATCGTTATTATTCGGAATGCTGTG from Chryseobacterium indologenes encodes the following:
- the fabG gene encoding 3-oxoacyl-ACP reductase FabG; this translates as MKCAIVTGGSRGIGRAICIKLAEEKNYHILINYTSNEAAAKETLAKVEELGATGEILKFDVGNTEEVKQVLTVWQENNPEAIVEVIVNNAGITRDGLFMWMQKEDWSSVINTSLDGFFNVTNFFIQKLLRNKYGRIINMVSVSGVKGTAGQTNYSAAKGALVGATKALAQEVAKRNITVNAVAPGFIKTDMTQEFNEDELKAMIPANRFGEAEEVADLVAFLASRKSSYITGEVININGGIYS